The following is a genomic window from Panthera uncia isolate 11264 chromosome B4, Puncia_PCG_1.0, whole genome shotgun sequence.
cattttcttacatttatttctagaaatatttgttCCTATACAAGGCAGATGATAGAGAAATAGATATCGATAGATagatttctcccttctttttaaacaaatggtagCCTGTTCAATATCTTGCTCGATTCAGTTAATGACGTGTCTTAATTATTATTCCTTTCTTAACCGTGAAAGAGCTTCCTTCTTGTACAGCATTCCACTGAATGGGTGAATTATTTACTTAACCTATTCTTTCCTGGTGGACAGTTATTTTTGTATGCGCATTTATAATTCGGGTAGATGTTATAAATTACCTTCTGAAGAAATTGTACTGGTTTATGTTCCTGCCAGCAATGTGTAAAGTAAGAGTCTGAGCCTCTGTTCCCTTATCTACAAAACAAGCCAAACAGTACCTACTTCTTGGAATCATTGTGAAGATCACTTTCGATGATGCGTGGAAAGTACTTGGCATGTAGGAGTTGGTGGTCTTGAAATAAGGGTCTCGTTTTATTTTGGATTAGTGAGACATTGTCCTGGCCAATTAAGTGAATGTTGATGGGACCTCCTCTCCAGTCTGGGGTTTTCGGATTAGGGACAGATTCTGCAGAAAGTTAGTGACTGAGATCAGAAAGGCTGTGGGCATTGCCCTCTCCGGCGATGTCGTGTCTTCAGGGTACCCCAACCTCCTCCACGTGGCTTCTGCTCCCAGGCTCCTCCAAGCTGAAAACTCGCTTTGAATGCAAAAAAATCCTGTGGGACCAAGGATCCTTTCTTCTGGTCATCAAGAGCCTTCAAATCGCAGACTCAGGGATTTACACCTGTGAAGTGGAGGACAAGAAAAAAGAGGTGGAACTGCTGGTGTTCAGCTGTGAGTACACGGGGATACCACCTAGCcaggctgcctccctccctgactcccaTTAGTGCCCCCAAACCAGGCCCTGAGCTAGTGGTACCTCAACAGTCCAGAGACGGGTCGGACTGGCCACCACATCTCCTCAAATCCTCCTCAGGCCTTGGGTCAGGCAATGGGAGAGGAAGAAACCTGGTGGGGGGNNNNNNNNNNccccctgccccaccccaccccccagcccctcgcctctggctctgtactgacagctcagagagcctggagcttgctttggattctatgtctccctctccctctgcccctcctctgtttatgctctctctctctctctctctctctctctctctctcaagaacaaataaacatttaaaaaaaaattgttaaagactTGGCAGGAAcaggaaaaacaatttgaaaagccttttttttttttttttcaaagtaaactctacacccagcatggggctcaaactcatgaccccaagatcaagagttgcatattctaccaactgagccagccaggcaccccaatgttgacatttttttaaagttaaaatccATCAGTAGGgggggtacctgcgtggctcagtcagttgagccagATAGTCAGTtgagtcagactttggctcaggtctgatctcactgtttgtgggttcaagccccgcattgggctctgtgctgacagctccgagcctggaacctgcttcggatgctgtgtctccctctctctctgaccctccccagcttgcattctgtgtctctctctcaaaaataaataaacattaaaaaaataataataaaaataaaatccatcaataggaaacagttaaaaattaccatatatccatataatggaagaGACTAgacaactataaaaaagaaagaggtagatGTATGTTTAGTGATAATTAAAGATGTCCAAgacatattattaaatgaaaataattcagttgATGAATAGTATGTATGAGTgatgccatttttgttttttaaaagtctatatctttggggtgcctggatggctcagtcagttaagcgtccgacttcggctcaggtcacgatctcacagtctgtgggttcgagccccatgtctggctctgtgctgacagctcagatttggattctgtgtgtccctctctctttgcccctccctagcttgcactctgtctctttctctctctctctctcaaaaataaataaacattaagaaaatttaacaaaaaataaaaatctatatctTTTCTAATAAAGGAGAGTCATGCTGAGGGAGATCATGAACTTGTATGTTCCTCTCTATATGCTTCtctattatttgcattttgtttgtttgtttatttatttatttattgagagagtgtgagtgggggagggacagaggaagagggagagagagaatcttaagcagactctctGCCCAgtatgaccatgagatcatgacctgtgccaagatcaagagttggtcacttacccaactgagctactcGGGCATctgtattatttgcattttaatgttaGTTAAATATTACTTTTACAACTCAAGGAGATTCTATTCAGACCATTCTAGGGGGAAGGATGTCATCAAAGAGGACACAGAGTATCTAGCCTTCATTACACAGGTATTGGCTGGGCTCTTTCTCCTCCAGGCCTTACCAAAGGTGCTTCCTCTGTCTGGAATCACTGCCCTGAGTATATGATATTATGTATACACTTGTACAATAAAATTATCCACTGGTGCTTAGTAAAAGCTCAGGTATCATTATAACATCTGTCTCATTATATGGAATTACTCGTTTATTTAACCCCGTCAGTGGGTTGTAAGGTTCCAGATGACAGGGACTGTTTTACTGTCCATGAGGGCCTAGTACCTatagcctggcacagagtaagtgcttaaCAAAAATATGCTCAGTGATACCTCCCTAATCCTTCTGTCACGTCTTTTCTTCCCACCTAATATGTCTTCTTCTTTCTTCGGGGCCAAGGAAAATCATATCCTTTCCCTTCGGCTACATCAAGCCACATGGActtttcctttccccactccAACAAGACACTACCGTTCAATTGCCTAGCACTTCCAACCTTCCTGAGTGTTTCCATATTTACTTTCTTATTCCTCATGACAACCCCAGGACTGAGGAAACAGgcaagaggtggggagggggcacagaattGCTTACTGAAGGCCAACTAAGTGCAAGGCCATTTACCCACATCATCTCTTTTAAACTTCTAACAATCCTTTTGGAAGTGgacatttttatctctatttcacaaatgtgaaaattaaacctCAGTAAAATTATATAACATGCTGAGGAACACACAGTTATTAAACGGTAGAGTGGGTTTTGAACCTGGTCTCTCTGACTTTAAAGCCCCTGCTATTTCCGTGACATCAAGTGAACAGATTTGTCTATTAACTATATTACCCAAGCTAGACAGAGTAGGAGGTAACATGTCCTGATTTCCAGCCCACTGCATCTTCCATCAGATCACTTTGCATGTTATATAAAGTCTGTAGCACACAATTTAACAATCACATGATATCTTACCTTGTTGcccaattgtttttatttatattagattCCACAGATTGGTACTATCTCCTTTTTCCCCTGGCAGGAATTGTGTCATAAATAGTAACCTccttgagccttagtttcctcttctttcaaaTATCTATCTCACAGGACTGGTGTGAAGATTAAGTTATCACTTGTGAAGGCATCTCACACAGCCCACAATCTCtccagaaatatttcttgaatctcAACTGCTTTTTCATCTCCTTCAACAAGTCACACAGGCCTGAGTACCTGGGTATGCTTGTATCAGGTCTTGTTATTTATATAACAGCATTCGATGAGGAGTAGTTCAGTGGGCACTTGTTGGATTTTCTCCCTTACTAGCCCCCAAAGGTTTGCATCAAACCAGTCCAAGATATGAGGAAAAGTGAAATGCTCCCAAACTGGGTTTAGCAATCTACAGTGTGTTAGCATAGATTACACTCATACTCGAACCCTGTCAGTTGGTATAGCTAagcctattttacagatgagaaaatagtcTTAGGTAAATTGCTAGTAAACTGCAGATCTGCCAAGACTCCTCAACACAGGCCTTAAGATACATTGGGCCTGGGCTCCTTCCACTCCACCAAGCCACCTTACAAAGGTCAACTAAGTgcaaggctggggtgggggtagaaaCCAGACCACCACGTGCTTTGGTATTTCTTGCTCCTCCTTCCCCTTTAGCTCCGGAGGATGTTTCATTGCAATTCACAGTACTTTTCCTTTGAGGATGTGCGGTCCCTTTAACGTCTTGAGTGACGTACGAGTAGCCccgcccatctcccctccccacagctcTGTTCCAAGCCCCACCCACTGCTTTTGCCCTGCGCCAATTAACGCACTTCTGCGGGTGGGGAAGCTGGCCCCTCCTTACCTGGCAACTGGTCCACTTGCTCCCGGGCAGATTTTCCGTTCAGTTCGTCGTGGTCCCCTCACGGCCCTCTAAGCAGTTGCCCCGCGGAAGTAGCCAAGTGTTCCGCCCCCTGGTTGCCATAACAGCAGTACGCGACGCCTCCTTGCGCCTTTCTCGTCTTTCAAAGCAGTCCTTCCTGGTCGGGGCCAAGACCCTCTCCGGAACCTCATCTTTAGTCGAGCAGAACCAGGGTCTGCGCCCCTTTGCGAGCGAAGGATTGGGTGGGAGGGTTGGAGACGGCGTCAGCCTGGTGCCCCAGAGGGGACAGGGAAATGGGGCTAGACGGGGTgggaaaattcaaaaaaatgagTGGATCAGGTGTTAgggatggaagggaagggaggggtgtAGGAGGCTGGTAGGAGAACGTGGCTTAAGGGGGAGATGGGAAGAACTGGGGAGAGGACATTCAGGGAGAAGGGAGGCGGAGCTACTAGAAGACAGTGGGGCCACTGTGAAGGGTAGGAAAAGCCTGGGGAGGCATCCTGAAGGGAGACAGGTCCTTGGTGGGAAGTCGGAAGCGGAGGTTGGGAGTCCAAATGAGACGCTCACAGGGATGAGGAAGGAAGCACGGTTGAGAGGAGGTCAGAGGTCAAGGGTGATGGGAAGGGGTACCCTGTCAATGGAGGCGAGGGAGCTGAGGGCTGGTCAAAGCTGAGGAGACGTTCTTTCTCAGGAGGAGCACTGAGCTTGATTTGACTCCGGAGCCTTCAGCCAGGAAGAAAGATGTCAGATGAAGATGATCTGGAAGACTTCGATGCAGACCAGGATGatctggaaaaggaagaggatgagagggagacagaggagtggGAGGACtacaggaaggagggagaagaccTCTCTGAGGAAGTGCGAGCATGGGAGCAGAGGGGTCCTAGGGCAAAGGGATCCAGTTGGGCTGGAAAGGGATGCCTGACTCCACTTCTTCTTGCAGTGGTTGCCCACCCCCCTCACGGAGGACATGATGAAGGAAGGGCTTTCTTTGCTCTGCAAGACGGGCAATGGACTGGCTCATGCTTATGTCAAGCTGGAGGTTAAAGAGAGGTGCCTTTATGGGGGACCAGAAGAGGCCTGAGGTTGTAGGGCCCAATTTCCTTTCTCACCCTCTTTCTTGGGTGCCTCAGCTGGGAATTTGGATCTCTCTTACCTTGGCCAGTGGAAGGGAAGGGTAGAATTTACTTTTCTGGAGCCCTGTGACTCCATCAGAGATGGCCTGGGGAATTGGAGGCTGTGAGGGTGTGTCAGGAGATTCCTCCTGGACTCCTTCACTTGTCCTTCACAGTGTTGGTTCTTGGCTCTCCACCAAAGAAAGGTCCCTGCTCACTGTTAAGAACCCACCTACCTTCTGTCCCGCTTCCTTACCACTCCCATCTGTCACTCAATCTTCTCTCCATTAATAGGCCATCTCCCTATTGCCCCCTGCTTTAGCACCTCTGTCAGTCCTTGCTGGATTCTTAACCCTAACTCTGGCCTTTGCCATCTCCTAGGGATCTGACAGATATCTACTTGTTGAGTTCCTACATCCATCTGCGCTATGTGGATGTTTCTGAGAACCACCTGACAGATTTGTCCCCACTGAATTTCCTTACACACCTGCTCTGGCTCAAGGCTGATGGCAACCATCTGCGGAGTGCCCGGCTGAATGAACTGCCCTACCTGCAGGTTGCCAGTTTTGCCTATAACCAGATCACTGACACAGAGGGCATCTCTCACCCTCGTCTGGGCAGCCTGGATCTCAAAGGTGGGTCCTTAGGTTGGGCTACAcgagattctttctttcctcgCGTGTAGCCAACAGAAATGGGCAGTGAGGTCTTTGGTTGTGCCACAAAGCaattttcactcattcatttattcattccgaCATCCATTATGATTTGTTGTGACATTTCTATGTGCTGGAGATGTagctgtaaacaaaacaaaatccttacTTGCATGTAGCTTCCATTCTGGTCAGGGGAGACAGACAACTATCAATGAACATAGTACATAAGCAAATTTATATAGTACGTTAAGAGGCAATATGTGCTGTTGAAAAGTAAATTAAGGTAAAGGGAATGAATAGAGGCACAAGTGCAACTTCAAACAGGTTGGTAAGGACAAGTATCATTGAGAAGCTTGATCTGAGCAAATAtttgaaggaggagaaggagttaGCCATGGGGATTGCTGGGGATTCTTCAGTCACTCCTCAAAGGCTTGGGTGAACATGTCCATTTGGCCCTTGTACTACCATACCACttgccccagggccccaggggtgTTAACTCTGGAGCTGTCCCTCCTCATATCCACCAGAcatgagacagagaggaggatgCAGAGGCTCCCAACATTCAGGGTCTCCTGCTGAATATCTGGAGTGGCCCTCTGAGCTCCTAATACCCTCCTGCTCCTTAGGTAACCGCATCCGCATGGTGACAGGTCTGGACCCCCAAAAGCTGATCAGCCTGCACACCTTGGAGCTTCGGGGGAACCAGATAGAAACCACCCTGGGAATCAACCTTCCTAAACTGAAGAACCTCTTCTTGGTAGCTCACTGGGTTAGAGGGTGGTTGGTGCAAGAAGGTGGGCACTGTTCTGGGGGCCAGGATGCCTGGTGTCTAGGAGGCTCAGCTACTAGCTTCATCATCATCGTGATAATTTGGTATCATTTCTTGAGCCCTTAGTTGGTGCCAGATGCTATGGGGACGCCAAGTTAAAGCAGACAAGGTACTTATCACCTAGCAGGGCTGATAATACATAATGCATAGGAATAAAGACAATTTGCTTTGATACAGGCAGTAGCATAATTTGCTCTAACTGAGGTACAGATACCAGGCTAAGGCAGCCACTTAAATGTCGTGTTTTTGACTCTTGAGCTTCTTCATTCTAGGATAGTGCATTTCTCCTCAGTGGAGCCGTGGGTACTCTTGGGCCTGGGGGTGGGTTGAAGCATCTCTCCTTAATCAAGAAGTGGCTTTGGTGGGATGAGCAGTAGGGGGTTACTGCTGACCTTTCTCTGGACTGGAAGCATCTCCTAGTCTTCTTTACTCTCTACACAACCTCTAcccacctccactcccctccTGCACTCCTTTGTCTCCACTCTTAGGTTGCCTCTGACTTCTCTTCCCTGTCCCTGCTACTTTCTCCCAATCTATGCACTGTATCCTGGGGTCTAGGCCCAGAACATGCTGAAGAAGGTGGAGGGCTTGGAGAACCTAAGCAATCTCACTACCTTGCATCTTCGAGACAACCAGATTGAGACTCTGAGTGGCTTCTCCAAGGAAATGACATCGTTACAGTATCTCAACCTGAGGTATGTACCCCCTCCGGGCCCCACCTTGCCCCTACCCTGGACCAGGAGCAGCTTTTGACCCCATATTCCTCCCTGGCCCCAAAGTCCCAATCCTAGTCCACTCCTAGATTCTCACCTCAACCTTCATCCTGATCTTTACCCCTCCTTTCCTTACTGTCTTCTGCATTCAGTCCTAATTGCAACACTGAGACCTTTATAGCCTGAGACTCCCGAATCTTTATTCACTCCATCCACAGTTCTTGAGAACATGCTATATGCCAGGGCTTTGTGCTGTGTTTTGGCAACATTTAAAGGAATCAGAGACGGTCCCTGTCCTCAAGGGACTCAGAGTCTGGCTCCAATTCTCTTTTCTTGGTCCTATTCCATGTAAATTTCTGCTGCCCTTCTCCCATCTCCGGGACCCTTATTCCCCATCCCAtttcctgcctctcttctccTGAGCCCCACCTGTAAGGGATGGCTCCCTTACAGATATAAAACACAAGATGTGCTCATATTTGAGGAGAGAAGAGTATTTGAAAGAAATTCTCTAGATAGAAAGGCACTAGGGATCAGGGGGTGATTTTCTTTCAGCAACCCTTGTCTGATGGAGGATTTCATGTGTGTTTCTTTAAGCAAGATGTAAGGACACTGCCTCCTTAGTCAACATGGCCAAATTCTTAAAGCtggcaaaggaaagagaatctcCAAGTAAAGAGATGTGATTGCACCTTGAAGCTCCAATTCCTGCCATGGCTTCTGGAGCAATCTCTTGCTAATTAGTTCTGCCATATTggtcaggcagggctggggctgcggGGCGGCAGGGCGGCGGGGTGGGCGGTGGGCTCCTTTCCTTTAATGGTCTAGCCTGAGATAATGGACCCTCCTCAATGGCTGTTAATTGGGGTTGTTTGGAAGTTCAGTGTAGTGGGGAAGAGGTAGCTCAATGACTGGGCAATggaatgcacaggacagcccagCACGAAGTGCAGTGGGAGTAGGGCTCCCAGTGAGAAACACCCTGTGAGGTGTAGTCACCTCCGTTGAGGTTAAGGCTGAAACAACAATTAAACCTGATTTCCTAGAGGCATGAGACaagaacatgaaaataaacatattttatgtttaatgagGCGCATTAGGAGATGAAGCTTGTTCTTCAGGCCAGGAGGCCCCAGACCGTCTCTAGCTCTAGGCTCCTTCCTGAATGCAGCACCCACATTGCACCACTCACCTCCGTGAACTTAAAGCCCAGCTCCTTGTCCACTGGCCTGCCTCCTACTTGCTAACCTTTGACTAGGTAGGATTGATAACAGAAGTTTGGCTTTGCAAGGGAgatgtcccccctcccctcccaactACAAGACAGGGCTGGGACCTAGCTTTGCTGCTCCAGAAGGACAAATACGACTGGCGCATTACAGAACAGACCATGGTGCTCCCAGGTTCctggaagggcagaggcaggactgGAGCAGGTTGGACAGACAGCCCCTCTGCTGCAGAGCTCGCAATGCTGAGCACGCCAGTCCACAGAGGCAGGTTCTAGGGAACCCGGTGGGAGATTCCCTCAGAGGCTCCATTCCTGGGAGCTGGCCCCCAAAGCCCATCCTGCCCCAAGGTGAATCCCTCCTGACCACTCCGGCAGGGGCAACATGGTGACCCGCCTGGGAGAGCTGGCCAAGCTTCGGGACCTGCCCAAGCTGCGAGCCTTGGTGCTGTTGGACAACCCGTGTACAGATGAGAGTGACTATCGCCAGGAGGCCCTGGTGCAGATAGCACACCTCGAACGCCTGGATAAAGATTTCTACGAGGAGGAGGAGCGGGCTGAGGCTGATGAGATCCGTCAGAGGATGAAGGAGACCCAGGAGCAGGAGGCTGAGCCT
Proteins encoded in this region:
- the LRRC23 gene encoding leucine-rich repeat-containing protein 23; translated protein: MSDEDDLEDFDADQDDLEKEEDERETEEWEDYRKEGEDLSEEWLPTPLTEDMMKEGLSLLCKTGNGLAHAYVKLEVKERDLTDIYLLSSYIHLRYVDVSENHLTDLSPLNFLTHLLWLKADGNHLRSARLNELPYLQVASFAYNQITDTEGISHPRLGSLDLKGNRIRMVTGLDPQKLISLHTLELRGNQIETTLGINLPKLKNLFLAQNMLKKVEGLENLSNLTTLHLRDNQIETLSGFSKEMTSLQYLNLRGNMVTRLGELAKLRDLPKLRALVLLDNPCTDESDYRQEALVQIAHLERLDKDFYEEEERAEADEIRQRMKETQEQEAEPEHSFELEQSSM